GATTAAAATCATTAAAAATATAAGCAGAGGAAACAATGAAAGTATTAGTTCCGATAAAACGTGTTATTGACTATAACGTCAAAGTTCGCGTAAAACCCGATCATTCAAATGTAGATCTTGCTAATGTAAAAATGGCAATCAACCCTTTTTGTGAAATAGCCGTAGAAGAAGCCGTTCGCCTTAAAGAAGCAGGTATTGCAACAGAAGTTATCGCTGTATCAATTGGTGATAAATCTTGTCAAGAACAGCTACGTACTGCACTTGCTTTAGGCGCAGACCGTGCTATTCAAATTGAAACCAGTGAAAATTTAGATTCATTGAATATTGCTAAACTTTTACAAAAAATTGTTGAAGAAGAGCAACCTCAATTAGTTATCTTAGGTAAACAAGCCATTGATAGTGATAATAACCAAACAGGACAAATGTTAGGTGCACTAACTGGTATGGCGCAAGGTACCTTTGCCTCTGAAGTAAAAATTGAAGGCGATAAAGTGCATGTAACGCGTGAA
The sequence above is a segment of the Colwellia sp. 20A7 genome. Coding sequences within it:
- a CDS encoding electron transfer flavoprotein subunit beta/FixA family protein → MKVLVPIKRVIDYNVKVRVKPDHSNVDLANVKMAINPFCEIAVEEAVRLKEAGIATEVIAVSIGDKSCQEQLRTALALGADRAIQIETSENLDSLNIAKLLQKIVEEEQPQLVILGKQAIDSDNNQTGQMLGALTGMAQGTFASEVKIEGDKVHVTREVDGGLQTVALTLPAIVTTDLRLNEPRYASLPNIMKAKRKPLDVKNAADFGIDLAPRTKLLKVTPPAERKAGIIVETIDELVEKLKNEAKVIS